Within Halostella limicola, the genomic segment AGGAGAGCGCCCTGCGCCGGTGGGGGCTCGTCGCGCTCGCGGCGGCGGTGTTTCTCGTCAGCCTCTCGCCGGACGCCGCGGACGCGCTCGGGGTGTCGCAGTCGGCGCTCAGGAACGTGGTCGTCGTCCTCGTCGCCATCGATCTAGCCGACAGGTTTCGGTGACGGAGGATCTCACCCATTTATGTCTCCGAGGCCCTTCCCTGTGAACGATGGATAGCGTCACCGAAGGGTCGGACGCGACGGCGTCTACGGACTACGACATAGTCGTCGTCGGTGGTGGTGTCGCGGGAAGCTTCGCGGCGGCGACCGCCGCCGACCGGGGAGCCGACGTGGTTCAACTGGAACGGAAGTCGGAGGAAGAGGCGGGCCACATCGCCTGCGGCGACGCGATAAAGAGCCCCACCGACTCGGAGCTGTACCCCGGCCCGATCGACATGGACGCTATCGCGGCGAACGAGGACGTCCTGGTAGACGAGAACATCGACCAGATCGAGTGGTGGGACGAGGACCTCGACGTGCGGAAAGTCCTGCCGTACGACAGCGGCAGCAACGTGATAGACCGGTACGAGTTCGGGCAGGCGCTCCTCAGCCAGACCGCGGAACAGGGCGTCGACCAGCACTTCGACACCGTCGTCAACGGCGTCCTTCAGGACGACCAGGTCCGGGGGGTCGAAGCGGTGCGCGACGGCGAGACCGTCGAGTACCGCGCCGACCTCGTGATCGACGCCGGCGGCTCCCTCTCGAGCGTGATGGCGTCCGTCGACTTCGACGACCTGGACGCGCGTCCCGAGACCAGCTTCGAGGAGCCGCACTACCAGCAGTTCGGCTCCGCCTACCGGGAGATACTCGTCACGCCGGAGGACGTGCCGTACGACAACGCGCTGGTCGGGAAGCCCTTAGAGGAGATGGGGTACGTCTGGTACTTCCCGCGGACCCCCCGGGAGATAAACGTCGGGCTCGGCTTCCAGATGAACAAGGAGCCGGTCGAACTCGTCGACCGCCTCCGCGAGGACGTCCGGGACAGGCCGGAGTACGAGGGCGCGGAACTCGACGAGGTCAACGGCGAGCCCGACAAGCTCGGCGCCGCGCTCGGGCTCCGGCGACCGCTGGACTCGATGGTGGCGCCCGGGTACGTCACCGTCGGCTGTAACGCGGGCACGACCCACCCCATCTCGGGCAAGGGCATCAGGGGCGCCGCCGTGACCGGGTACTCGGCGGGCAAGCACGGCGCCGAGGCGGTTCTCGGGGACGAGGACGGCTTCATCTCGGAGGCGGACCTCTGGGACCACAACTACTTCGTCTACGTTGAGCACGGCCTCGGCACCCGGATCGCCTCGAAGGACCCGTACAACATCGCCGCGTCGCAGGCGGGCATGGAGAACGTCAGGGCGGCCGTCGCCCTGCTCCCCGAAGCGGAGATAACGGACGTCGTCTCCTCCGAGGGCGATTCGTTCGGCCTCGGCAACGTCGCGACCCTCGCGGCCGGCGTCGCTCGGAACGCGTGGAGCCTGTTCGCCGGCGGCGGGTTCGATCAACTCGACACCTCGAAGCGGGAGGTGGTGGAGACGCTCGCCGACTTCGTCGCGACGCGGCGCTACGCCGACCAACTCGAACGGCAGTACGAGAACTACCCAGCGGACCGCGACGAGTTCTTCCGCTGGCGCGACGAGCGGGACGCGCTGGACGCCGAACTGAACGAGCGGCTGGGGGTCTCGGGATCCGAGGCGAAGTACTGACCGCCCGCACGGGGCCGTTCCCGGGGCCGCTCCGGCGAACGTCGCTTTCGACTCATCCGACGTTTGGCTCCCCGACCGCGAAAGACCGGTGCGGAGAGCGCCGCGAGGGGATCGATCCATCCACCGCGTCTCAGGGGCGGCTAGAGCCTGTGGCTCGCCAGCGACGCAGCGGCTAAGGACGGCGACTCACCAGCGGCGCGGCGGCCGGCGTTCGCGCCGCCGTCGCGGCCGCGTACGGCGATTTCGGCGGCGGTTCAGCCCCGGTCGCGTGGCAAAGAGAATATATTTACACGAAGCCGAGTAACTTTTTCCTTGGATGTCTACAGCCACGATACGGGACGTCATACGCGGTGACGGTGACCGATTCGTGTACATCGTCTCGGCGCTGGCGGCACTGAACGGACTACTGTTCGGGTTCGACACCGGCATCATCTCCGGCGCGTTTCTGTTCATCGAGGACACCTTCGTCATGTCCCCCCTCGTCGAGGGGATCATCGTCAGCGGAGCGATGGCCGGCGCGGCGGTCGGCGCGGCCGTCGGCGGGCAACTGGCGGACAGGATCGGCCGCCGGCGGCTCATCCTCCTCGCGGCCGGCGTCTTCTTCCTCGGCTCGTTCACGATGGCCGTGGCCCCGACCGTCCCCGTGCTGGTCGCGGGGCGGTTGATCGACGGGGTGGCGATCGGGTTCGCCTCGATAGTCGGTCCCCTGTACATCTCGGAGATCGCGCCGCCCCGGATCCGCGGCGCGCTCACCTCGCTGAACCAGCTCATGGTGACCACGGGGATCCTGCTCTCGTACTTCGTCAACTTCGCGTTCGCCGACGCGGGCGCGTGGCGCTGGATGCTCGGGGCGGGGATGGTCCCCGCGGTCGTGCTCGCCGTCGGGATGCTGAAGATGCCCGAGAGCCCGCGCTGGCTCTTCGAGCGCGGCCGGGAGGACGAGGCCCGCGCGGTGCTCCGGCGCACTCGCCAGGACGGCGTCGAAGCAGAACTCGACGAGATCGCCGAGACGGTGGAGAAACAGGCCGATAGCGGCCTGCGGGACCTGATCGCGCCCTGGCTCCGCCCCGCGCTCGTGGTGGGCCTCGGACTCGCGGTCTTCCAGCAGATCACCGGCATCAACGCGGTCATCTACTACGCCCCCACGATCCTCGAGTCGACCGGCTTCGGCGGCGTCACGTCGATCCTCGCGACGGTCGGGATCGGGACGATAAACGTAGTGATGACCGTCGTCGCCATCGCGCTAGTCGACCGCGTCGGTCGCCGGAAACTGCTGCTCGTCGGCGTCTC encodes:
- a CDS encoding NAD(P)/FAD-dependent oxidoreductase; the protein is MDSVTEGSDATASTDYDIVVVGGGVAGSFAAATAADRGADVVQLERKSEEEAGHIACGDAIKSPTDSELYPGPIDMDAIAANEDVLVDENIDQIEWWDEDLDVRKVLPYDSGSNVIDRYEFGQALLSQTAEQGVDQHFDTVVNGVLQDDQVRGVEAVRDGETVEYRADLVIDAGGSLSSVMASVDFDDLDARPETSFEEPHYQQFGSAYREILVTPEDVPYDNALVGKPLEEMGYVWYFPRTPREINVGLGFQMNKEPVELVDRLREDVRDRPEYEGAELDEVNGEPDKLGAALGLRRPLDSMVAPGYVTVGCNAGTTHPISGKGIRGAAVTGYSAGKHGAEAVLGDEDGFISEADLWDHNYFVYVEHGLGTRIASKDPYNIAASQAGMENVRAAVALLPEAEITDVVSSEGDSFGLGNVATLAAGVARNAWSLFAGGGFDQLDTSKREVVETLADFVATRRYADQLERQYENYPADRDEFFRWRDERDALDAELNERLGVSGSEAKY
- a CDS encoding sugar porter family MFS transporter; its protein translation is MSTATIRDVIRGDGDRFVYIVSALAALNGLLFGFDTGIISGAFLFIEDTFVMSPLVEGIIVSGAMAGAAVGAAVGGQLADRIGRRRLILLAAGVFFLGSFTMAVAPTVPVLVAGRLIDGVAIGFASIVGPLYISEIAPPRIRGALTSLNQLMVTTGILLSYFVNFAFADAGAWRWMLGAGMVPAVVLAVGMLKMPESPRWLFERGREDEARAVLRRTRQDGVEAELDEIAETVEKQADSGLRDLIAPWLRPALVVGLGLAVFQQITGINAVIYYAPTILESTGFGGVTSILATVGIGTINVVMTVVAIALVDRVGRRKLLLVGVSGMVVTLAVLGIVFYLPGFGSVLGIVATVSLMSFVAFFAIGLGPVFWLLISEIYPLAVRGSAMGAVTVANWGANLLVSLTFPVLTARLGTPSTFWLFGLCSLVGLAFVYRLVPETKGRSLEAIENDLRENVSLTD